The Mycolicibacterium smegmatis genome has a window encoding:
- the katG gene encoding catalase/peroxidase HPI: MPEDRPIEDSPPIGEAQTDAPAGGCPAGFGRIKPPVAGGSNRDWWPNQLNLKILQKNPDVINPLDEDFDYRSAVQNLDVDALRADIVEVMHTSQDWWPADFGHYGPLFIRMAWHAAGTYRVSDGRGGAGAGMQRFAPLNSWPDNASLDKARRLLWPVKKKYGKNLSWADLIVYAGNVALEDMGFRTAGFAFGREDRWEPEEDVYWGPEQEWLDDKRYTGERDLENPLAAVQMGLIYVNPEGPNGNPDPQASAIDIRETFGRMAMNDVETAALIVGGHTFGKTHGNGDASLVGPEPEAAPLEEVGLGWRNPQGTGVGKDAITSGLEVTWTHTPTKWDNSFLEILYGNEWELTKSPAGANQWKPKDNGWANSVPLAHEDGKTHPSMLTSDLALRVDPIYEQITRRWLDHPEELAEEFAKAWFKLLHRDMGPVTRYLGPEVPKDTWLWQDNIPAGNDLSDDEVAKLKELIADSGLTVSQLVSTAWKAASTFRSSDLRGGANGGRIRLQPQLGWEANEPDELAQVVRKYEEIQKASGINVSFADLVVLGGNVGVEKAAKAAGFDVTVPFTPGRGDATQEETDVDSFAYLEPKADGFRNYLGKGSDLPAEFKLIDRANLLGLSAPEMTTLVGGLRVLDVNHGGTKHGVLTDKPGALTTDFFVNLLDMSTAWKPSPADDGTYIGTDRATGSPKWTGTRVDLVFASNSQLRALAEVYAEDDSKEKFVKDFVAAWTKVMDADRFDVA, encoded by the coding sequence TTGCCTGAGGATCGCCCGATCGAAGACAGCCCGCCCATCGGAGAAGCTCAGACCGACGCGCCTGCGGGTGGTTGCCCGGCGGGTTTCGGCCGCATCAAGCCTCCGGTGGCCGGTGGCAGCAACCGTGACTGGTGGCCCAATCAGCTCAATCTGAAGATCCTGCAGAAGAACCCGGACGTCATCAATCCGCTGGACGAGGATTTCGACTACCGGTCCGCGGTTCAGAACCTCGATGTCGACGCGCTGCGCGCCGACATCGTCGAGGTCATGCACACGTCGCAGGACTGGTGGCCTGCCGACTTCGGCCACTACGGACCGCTGTTCATCCGCATGGCCTGGCACGCCGCGGGCACCTACCGCGTCAGTGACGGCCGCGGCGGTGCGGGCGCGGGCATGCAGCGCTTCGCGCCGCTGAACAGCTGGCCCGACAACGCGAGCCTGGACAAGGCCCGCCGCCTGCTGTGGCCGGTCAAGAAGAAGTACGGCAAGAACCTGTCGTGGGCCGACCTGATCGTGTATGCCGGCAATGTGGCGCTGGAGGACATGGGCTTCCGCACCGCCGGCTTCGCGTTCGGTCGCGAGGACCGCTGGGAGCCCGAGGAGGACGTGTACTGGGGTCCCGAGCAGGAATGGCTCGACGACAAGCGCTACACCGGTGAGCGTGACCTGGAGAACCCGCTTGCCGCGGTCCAGATGGGCCTCATCTACGTCAACCCCGAAGGCCCCAACGGCAATCCGGATCCGCAGGCCTCGGCCATCGACATCCGCGAGACGTTCGGCCGGATGGCGATGAACGACGTCGAGACCGCCGCGCTGATCGTCGGTGGCCACACCTTCGGCAAGACGCACGGCAACGGCGACGCCTCGCTGGTGGGCCCCGAGCCGGAAGCCGCCCCGCTCGAAGAGGTCGGCCTCGGCTGGCGCAACCCGCAGGGCACCGGCGTCGGCAAGGACGCCATCACCAGCGGTCTCGAGGTCACCTGGACCCACACGCCGACCAAGTGGGACAACAGCTTCCTGGAGATCCTGTACGGCAACGAGTGGGAGCTCACCAAGAGCCCCGCGGGCGCCAACCAGTGGAAGCCCAAGGACAACGGCTGGGCCAACTCGGTGCCGCTGGCCCACGAGGACGGCAAGACCCACCCGTCGATGCTGACCTCGGATCTCGCGCTGCGCGTCGACCCGATCTACGAGCAGATCACCCGTCGCTGGCTGGATCACCCCGAGGAACTTGCCGAGGAGTTCGCCAAGGCGTGGTTCAAGCTGCTGCACCGCGACATGGGTCCGGTGACCCGCTACCTGGGCCCCGAGGTGCCGAAGGACACCTGGCTGTGGCAGGACAACATCCCGGCGGGCAACGATCTGTCCGACGACGAGGTGGCCAAGCTCAAGGAGCTGATCGCCGACTCGGGTCTGACTGTGTCGCAGCTGGTTTCGACCGCGTGGAAGGCCGCGTCGACCTTCCGGTCGAGTGACCTGCGCGGCGGCGCCAACGGCGGCCGCATCCGCCTGCAGCCGCAGCTGGGCTGGGAGGCCAACGAGCCCGACGAGCTCGCCCAGGTGGTCCGCAAGTACGAGGAGATCCAGAAGGCGTCCGGCATCAACGTGTCGTTCGCCGACCTGGTGGTCCTCGGCGGCAACGTGGGTGTCGAGAAGGCCGCCAAGGCAGCCGGATTCGACGTCACCGTGCCGTTCACGCCGGGCCGTGGCGACGCCACCCAGGAAGAGACCGACGTCGACTCGTTCGCCTACCTGGAGCCCAAGGCCGACGGCTTCCGCAACTACCTGGGCAAGGGTTCGGACCTGCCCGCGGAGTTCAAGCTGATCGACCGGGCGAACCTGCTGGGCCTGTCGGCTCCTGAGATGACCACGCTCGTCGGCGGTCTGCGGGTGCTCGACGTCAACCACGGCGGTACCAAGCACGGCGTGCTGACCGACAAGCCGGGCGCGTTGACCACGGACTTCTTCGTCAACCTGCTCGACATGTCCACCGCATGGAAGCCCTCGCCTGCCGATGACGGCACCTACATCGGCACCGACCGTGCCACCGGTTCGCCCAAGTGGACCGGCACGCGTGTCGATCTGGTGTTCGCGTCGAACTCGCAGCTGCGGGCCCTGGCCGAGGTGTACGCGGAGGATGACTCCAAGGAGAAGTTCGTCAAGGACTTCGTCGCCGCGTGGACCAAGGTGATGGACGCCGACCGCTTCGACGTCGCCTGA
- a CDS encoding decaprenylphospho-beta-D-erythro-pentofuranosid-2-ulose 2-reductase produces MVFDAVGNPQTILLLGGTSEIGLAICERYLRNASARIVLAVMPGDPGRDAAVEQMRKAGASAVDVVDFDALDTESHPAVIDQAFAGGDVDVAIVAFGLLGDAEELWQNQRKAVQIAGVNYTAAVSVGVLLGEKMRAQGSGQIIAMSSAAGERVRRSNFVYGSTKAGLDGFYLGLGEALREFGVRVLVIRPGQVRTRMSAHVKEAPLTVDKEYVAELAVTASAKGKELVWAPGAFRYVMMVLRHIPRPIFRKLPI; encoded by the coding sequence ATGGTGTTCGACGCCGTAGGTAACCCCCAGACGATCCTGCTGCTCGGCGGCACCTCCGAGATCGGGCTGGCAATCTGTGAGCGCTATCTGCGCAACGCATCCGCGCGCATCGTGCTGGCCGTGATGCCGGGAGATCCCGGCCGCGACGCGGCCGTGGAACAGATGCGCAAAGCCGGTGCGAGCGCGGTGGACGTGGTCGATTTCGACGCGCTCGACACCGAGAGCCACCCCGCGGTGATCGACCAGGCGTTCGCAGGCGGTGACGTGGATGTGGCGATCGTCGCATTCGGTCTGCTGGGTGACGCCGAGGAACTGTGGCAGAACCAGCGCAAGGCCGTGCAGATCGCCGGGGTCAACTACACCGCGGCGGTGTCGGTCGGCGTGCTGCTGGGCGAGAAGATGCGCGCACAGGGCTCCGGGCAGATCATCGCGATGAGCTCGGCGGCCGGTGAGCGCGTGCGCCGCTCCAACTTCGTCTACGGCTCCACCAAGGCCGGCCTGGACGGCTTCTACCTGGGCCTGGGCGAGGCCCTGCGCGAGTTCGGTGTGCGGGTGCTGGTGATCCGCCCCGGTCAGGTGCGCACCCGCATGAGCGCCCACGTCAAAGAGGCGCCGCTGACCGTGGACAAGGAGTACGTCGCCGAACTCGCGGTCACCGCGTCGGCGAAGGGCAAGGAACTGGTTTGGGCGCCAGGCGCATTCCGGTACGTGATGATGGTGTTGCGTCACATCCCGCGACCCATCTTCCGCAAGCTCCCCATCTGA